A stretch of Shinella zoogloeoides DNA encodes these proteins:
- a CDS encoding cell envelope integrity protein TolA — protein sequence MAGSKWLWISGGVLSLLAHAGAAAILTMTPAQQDEEALIAGGVVAEVAMLGNGAFETVESGNPEDAITPETIQPDITEPQPQEVAEIQPETTEITPVDPVVSEQVPELIVPSSEVEIAAVPVPDIKPLIEPEEEAKPVPQVKKEKPVKKVERKKPKQKVVKKAGDKGNAKANATKGEVDGSADVKTASVGGQKKGNSSMAGNAAVSNYPGKVRNKINRAKRGGRNGERGTAVVSFVVGAGGQATGIRLARSSGSAALDQAAVDTVRRAAPFAKIPEGAGRSSWAFDVPILFN from the coding sequence ATGGCTGGAAGCAAGTGGCTCTGGATCAGTGGGGGCGTCCTGTCCCTGCTCGCCCATGCCGGGGCGGCGGCAATCCTCACCATGACGCCTGCGCAGCAGGACGAGGAGGCGTTGATCGCCGGCGGGGTCGTCGCGGAAGTGGCGATGCTTGGCAACGGCGCGTTCGAGACGGTGGAATCGGGCAATCCCGAAGACGCCATCACGCCCGAGACGATCCAGCCCGACATCACCGAGCCGCAGCCGCAGGAAGTGGCGGAAATCCAGCCCGAGACGACGGAGATCACGCCGGTCGACCCGGTCGTGTCGGAGCAGGTTCCGGAACTCATCGTGCCCTCTTCCGAGGTGGAGATTGCCGCGGTTCCCGTTCCTGACATTAAGCCGCTGATCGAACCCGAGGAGGAGGCCAAGCCCGTTCCCCAGGTGAAGAAGGAAAAGCCGGTCAAGAAGGTCGAGCGCAAGAAGCCGAAGCAGAAGGTCGTCAAGAAGGCCGGCGACAAGGGCAATGCCAAGGCCAACGCCACCAAGGGCGAGGTCGATGGTTCCGCCGACGTGAAGACCGCGTCGGTCGGCGGCCAGAAGAAGGGCAATTCGTCCATGGCGGGCAATGCCGCCGTCAGCAACTACCCCGGCAAGGTGCGTAACAAGATCAATCGCGCAAAGCGCGGAGGGCGTAACGGCGAGAGGGGCACGGCGGTGGTGAGCTTCGTCGTCGGCGCGGGCGGGCAGGCGACCGGCATTCGCCTGGCGCGCTCGTCGGGCAGCGCCGCCCTCGATCAGGCGGCGGTCGATACGGTGCGCCGCGCCGCGCCCTTTGCGAAGATTCCCGAAGGGGCGGGGCGATCTTCCTGGGCCTTCGACGTGCCGATTCTCTTCAACTGA
- a CDS encoding DUF2325 domain-containing protein, with amino-acid sequence MREKHRQQQARQQDSDAQKGDKAGLEGRSFLYVGGRDCQVAHLRQIASSYGANLIHHDGGLREAVSRIDNVLPSVDCVFCPIDCISHDACIRVKTGCKKWEKAFVPLRNGSKSSFERALQSMSQGDSTQ; translated from the coding sequence ATGCGCGAGAAGCACAGGCAGCAGCAGGCCCGCCAGCAGGACAGCGACGCCCAGAAGGGCGACAAGGCCGGTCTCGAAGGGCGCAGCTTCCTCTATGTCGGCGGGCGGGATTGCCAGGTGGCGCATCTGCGCCAGATCGCCAGTTCCTACGGCGCCAACCTCATCCACCACGATGGCGGACTTCGCGAGGCGGTCTCTCGCATCGACAACGTGCTGCCTTCGGTCGACTGCGTCTTCTGCCCCATCGACTGTATCAGCCACGATGCCTGCATCCGCGTGAAGACGGGCTGCAAGAAGTGGGAGAAGGCCTTCGTGCCGCTGCGCAACGGCAGCAAATCCTCCTTCGAGCGCGCCCTGCAGAGCATGAGCCAGGGAGACAGTACCCAGTGA
- a CDS encoding DMT family transporter, whose product MNLTAVYSVLVVAIVFEVLGTSAMQAAQHFTRLVPTATMVVCYAIAFYFLSWSLRFVPVGIAYAIWSGLGIVLISLVGYFVFGQKLDPAAILGLGLIIAGVVVLNVFSKSTFH is encoded by the coding sequence ATGAACCTCACCGCCGTTTATTCCGTTCTCGTCGTCGCCATCGTCTTCGAGGTGCTTGGCACTTCCGCCATGCAGGCGGCCCAGCACTTCACGCGCCTCGTGCCGACGGCGACGATGGTGGTTTGCTACGCCATCGCCTTCTATTTCCTGTCGTGGAGCCTGCGTTTCGTGCCGGTCGGCATCGCCTATGCGATCTGGAGCGGGCTTGGCATCGTGCTGATCTCTCTCGTCGGCTATTTCGTCTTCGGCCAGAAGCTCGATCCGGCCGCGATTCTCGGCCTTGGCCTCATCATCGCCGGCGTCGTCGTGCTGAACGTCTTCTCCAAGTCGACATTCCACTGA
- a CDS encoding bleomycin resistance protein, giving the protein MSVPDDPDRIEVLPVLPSLDIAATRDFYAGKLGFAELVYEADDYLIVRRPGMELHFWLTDDRTLCERTSVYLRGGGIADLHREFSARAVPGLTPMSVRPWNMEEFYIHDPHGNLLRFGRIPKR; this is encoded by the coding sequence ATGAGCGTGCCCGACGATCCGGACCGCATCGAGGTTCTGCCCGTCCTGCCGTCTCTCGACATTGCCGCGACGCGGGATTTCTATGCCGGCAAGCTCGGCTTTGCCGAGCTGGTCTATGAGGCGGACGATTATCTCATCGTCCGCCGTCCCGGCATGGAGCTGCATTTCTGGCTGACCGACGACCGGACGCTTTGCGAGCGTACCTCGGTCTATCTGCGCGGCGGCGGCATTGCCGATCTTCACCGCGAGTTCAGCGCGCGCGCCGTGCCGGGGCTGACGCCGATGAGCGTGCGGCCATGGAACATGGAAGAGTTCTACATCCACGATCCGCACGGTAACCTGCTGCGCTTCGGCCGCATCCCCAAGCGTTGA
- a CDS encoding ThuA domain-containing protein encodes MAIRTIVWGENIHEQTNAVVRSIYPNGMHTAIADALNQDPAITATTATLQEPEHGLTEARLAQTDVLTWWGHQNHGAVSDEVVERVARRVWEGMGLLVLHSGHFSKIFKRLMGTPCALKWREAGERERVWVVNPRHPIAEGLGENFVLENEEMYGEQFSVPEPLETVFISWFAGGEVFRSGLTWRRGAGNIFYFRPGHETYPTYHDATVQKVLVNGVKWAFNPQGAYPAIHDAPNVPVETALEPIVERGPKLHEAGEAGYR; translated from the coding sequence ATGGCAATACGCACCATCGTATGGGGTGAGAACATCCACGAGCAGACGAACGCGGTCGTCCGCTCGATCTATCCGAACGGCATGCACACCGCGATTGCCGATGCGCTCAACCAGGATCCCGCGATCACGGCCACAACGGCCACCCTGCAGGAGCCGGAACACGGCCTGACGGAGGCGCGCCTGGCGCAGACGGACGTGCTGACCTGGTGGGGCCACCAGAATCACGGCGCGGTGAGCGACGAGGTGGTGGAACGGGTGGCGAGGCGCGTGTGGGAGGGCATGGGCCTTCTCGTCCTCCATTCCGGCCATTTCTCTAAGATATTCAAGCGCCTGATGGGCACGCCCTGCGCGCTGAAATGGCGCGAGGCCGGCGAGCGGGAGCGCGTCTGGGTCGTCAACCCGCGCCACCCCATCGCCGAGGGGCTTGGCGAGAACTTCGTTCTGGAGAACGAGGAAATGTACGGCGAGCAGTTTTCGGTGCCCGAGCCGCTCGAGACGGTGTTCATCTCCTGGTTCGCCGGCGGGGAGGTGTTCCGTTCGGGCCTCACCTGGCGGCGCGGTGCGGGCAATATCTTCTATTTCCGCCCGGGCCATGAGACCTATCCGACCTATCACGACGCAACGGTGCAGAAGGTGCTCGTCAACGGCGTGAAATGGGCCTTCAACCCGCAGGGCGCCTATCCGGCGATCCACGATGCGCCGAACGTGCCGGTCGAGACGGCGCTGGAGCCGATCGTCGAGCGCGGGCCGAAGCTGCATGAAGCCGGCGAAGCCGGTTACCGTTGA
- a CDS encoding heme/hemin ABC transporter substrate-binding protein — protein sequence MSKSLDFRRARPWEVALTLLALSAPIALPFAAGGEGGFIRKAVAQEMQQADTSRLVTIGGALTEIVYALGEEKRLVARDSTSMYPEEAMKLPDVGYMRALSPEGVIAVNPTAILAVEGSGPADALAVLKSAGIPFETVPEGYDRAAILKKIDAVGNFLGVPEKAKALEEKVGAELDAAIADAAKRPESERKRVLFILSFQNGRIMAAGGHTAADGIIGLAGAINATDGAFEGYKPLTDEAVINAKPDVIMVMRRPGAESSDEDILGHPAISVTPAGQNKAILRMNSLHLLGFGPRTASAISDLNKELYGKSGNVSQ from the coding sequence ATGAGCAAGAGTCTCGATTTTCGCCGCGCCCGCCCCTGGGAAGTGGCCCTCACCCTCCTTGCGCTTTCCGCGCCCATCGCCCTGCCCTTCGCGGCGGGCGGCGAAGGCGGCTTCATCCGCAAGGCGGTCGCGCAGGAAATGCAGCAGGCCGACACTTCCAGGCTCGTGACGATCGGCGGCGCCCTCACCGAGATCGTCTATGCGCTCGGTGAGGAAAAGCGGCTGGTCGCGCGCGACAGCACCAGCATGTATCCGGAAGAGGCGATGAAGCTGCCGGATGTCGGCTACATGCGCGCGCTTTCGCCGGAAGGCGTCATCGCCGTCAACCCGACCGCGATCCTCGCCGTCGAGGGCAGCGGCCCCGCCGACGCCCTCGCGGTGCTGAAAAGCGCGGGTATCCCCTTCGAGACCGTGCCGGAAGGCTACGACCGCGCGGCGATCCTCAAGAAGATCGATGCCGTCGGCAATTTCCTCGGCGTGCCGGAAAAGGCCAAGGCGCTCGAGGAGAAGGTCGGCGCCGAACTCGACGCCGCCATCGCCGACGCGGCCAAGCGGCCGGAAAGCGAGCGCAAGCGCGTCCTCTTCATCCTGAGCTTCCAGAACGGCCGCATCATGGCCGCCGGCGGCCATACCGCCGCAGACGGCATCATCGGCCTTGCCGGCGCGATCAACGCGACGGATGGCGCGTTCGAGGGCTACAAGCCGCTCACCGATGAGGCGGTGATCAACGCCAAGCCGGACGTCATCATGGTCATGCGACGCCCCGGCGCGGAAAGCTCGGACGAGGACATCCTCGGCCATCCGGCGATCTCCGTCACCCCGGCCGGCCAGAACAAGGCGATCCTGCGCATGAACAGCCTGCACCTGCTCGGCTTCGGCCCGCGCACCGCCTCGGCCATCAGCGATCTCAACAAAGAACTCTACGGCAAATCCGGCAATGTCTCTCAATGA
- a CDS encoding heme ABC transporter ATP-binding protein — translation MITASNLSVSLSGKPIVHGVSLVAKPGEVTAIVGPNGSGKTTTLKAIAGELASKGDITLNGHDIRTLEPWQLATKRAVLPQAATIAFPFTVREIVRLGLTVGPNRHAERIDAVTAEALAAVDLAGFAGRLYQELSGGEQQRVQLARVLSQIWEPVLDGEPCFLLLDEPVSALDIRHQLTIMQLARRYCEGGGGVIAVMHDLNLTAMFADHMVMMKDGRIERSGAPAEVMTDDAMETVFGCRMRINGVPSGGVPFVLPHTASA, via the coding sequence ATGATCACCGCATCGAACCTTTCGGTCAGCCTTTCGGGCAAGCCCATCGTGCACGGCGTCTCGCTCGTCGCAAAGCCCGGCGAGGTCACCGCCATCGTCGGCCCCAACGGTTCCGGCAAGACGACGACGCTGAAGGCCATCGCCGGGGAACTCGCCAGCAAGGGCGACATCACCCTCAACGGCCATGACATCCGCACGCTCGAACCCTGGCAGCTCGCCACCAAGCGCGCCGTGCTGCCGCAGGCCGCGACCATCGCCTTCCCCTTCACTGTGCGCGAGATCGTCCGCCTCGGCCTCACCGTCGGCCCGAACCGCCATGCCGAGCGCATCGACGCGGTCACGGCCGAGGCGCTTGCCGCCGTCGACCTCGCGGGCTTTGCCGGCCGTCTCTACCAGGAGCTTTCCGGCGGCGAACAGCAGCGCGTGCAGCTCGCCCGCGTGCTGTCGCAGATCTGGGAGCCGGTGCTCGACGGAGAACCCTGCTTCCTGCTGCTCGACGAGCCCGTCTCGGCCCTCGACATCCGCCACCAGCTCACCATCATGCAGCTTGCACGCCGCTATTGCGAAGGCGGCGGCGGTGTGATCGCCGTCATGCACGACCTCAACCTCACCGCCATGTTCGCCGATCATATGGTGATGATGAAGGACGGCCGCATCGAACGGTCCGGCGCGCCCGCCGAGGTGATGACGGACGATGCGATGGAGACCGTGTTCGGCTGTCGAATGCGCATCAACGGCGTGCCCTCCGGCGGCGTGCCCTTCGTGCTGCCCCATACCGCTTCGGCCTGA
- a CDS encoding antibiotic biosynthesis monooxygenase family protein: MFVAMNRFRIAVGHEEAFENIWKGRESSLAEMPGFRTFHLLRGDTNAEEGYTLFASHTVWASKDDFTAWTQSENFRQAHKNAGDNRGIYLGPPKFEGFTAVVGA, encoded by the coding sequence ATGTTTGTCGCCATGAACCGTTTCCGCATCGCCGTCGGCCATGAAGAAGCCTTCGAGAATATCTGGAAAGGCCGGGAATCGAGCCTTGCCGAAATGCCCGGTTTCCGGACATTCCATCTCCTGCGTGGCGACACCAATGCGGAGGAGGGCTATACGCTCTTCGCCTCCCATACGGTCTGGGCGAGCAAGGACGATTTCACCGCCTGGACCCAGTCGGAGAATTTCCGGCAGGCCCACAAGAATGCCGGTGACAATCGCGGCATCTATCTCGGCCCGCCGAAATTCGAGGGCTTTACGGCTGTCGTCGGCGCATGA
- a CDS encoding group II truncated hemoglobin: MTDTTENQQQQRETVTLYEAIGGDATVRALTRRFYELMDTLPEAARCRAVHPPDLAGSEEKLYEYLTGWLGGPPLYTQKRGHPMLRRRHFAAPIGPAERDEWLLCFVRALEETVQGEGLRTVILEPVTRLAHHMQNQE; encoded by the coding sequence ATGACGGACACGACGGAAAATCAGCAGCAGCAGCGCGAGACGGTCACCCTCTACGAGGCCATCGGCGGCGATGCGACGGTGCGCGCGCTGACGCGCCGCTTCTACGAGCTGATGGACACCCTGCCGGAAGCCGCCCGCTGCCGGGCGGTCCATCCGCCGGATCTCGCCGGCAGCGAGGAAAAACTCTACGAATATCTGACGGGCTGGCTCGGCGGTCCGCCGCTCTATACGCAAAAGCGCGGCCATCCCATGCTGCGCCGCCGCCATTTCGCGGCCCCGATCGGCCCGGCGGAGCGGGACGAATGGCTGCTCTGCTTCGTGCGCGCGCTGGAGGAAACGGTGCAAGGCGAGGGCCTGCGCACCGTCATCCTCGAACCCGTGACGCGTCTCGCCCACCATATGCAGAACCAGGAATGA
- a CDS encoding TetR/AcrR family transcriptional regulator, producing MSKAHHRKKHPEAVRQQLLEVAAKLSLEKGPSSVTLDAVSQAAGVSKGGLLHHFPNKLSLLDGLFDDLTGKFDRALAERMRDDPEPKGRFTRAYVAVWFLPEGMADGDQWKVLIVALISEPHLRERWRQWVDRQLAENVGTDSALDAMLVRYAVDGLWLADLLGAPVMDPPMRAAMLERLLVLSRL from the coding sequence ATGAGCAAGGCACACCATCGCAAGAAGCATCCCGAGGCCGTCCGCCAGCAATTGCTGGAGGTCGCGGCGAAGCTGTCGCTGGAGAAGGGGCCGTCGAGCGTGACGCTCGATGCGGTCTCGCAGGCGGCGGGCGTCAGCAAGGGCGGGCTGCTGCACCATTTTCCCAACAAGCTGTCGCTGCTCGACGGCCTGTTCGACGACCTGACGGGCAAGTTCGACCGGGCGCTCGCGGAAAGGATGCGGGACGACCCGGAGCCGAAGGGGCGCTTCACGCGAGCCTATGTCGCCGTCTGGTTCCTGCCGGAGGGCATGGCGGACGGTGACCAATGGAAGGTGCTGATCGTCGCGCTCATTTCCGAGCCGCATCTGCGCGAGCGCTGGCGACAATGGGTGGATCGCCAGCTTGCGGAGAATGTCGGCACGGATTCCGCGCTCGACGCCATGCTGGTGCGCTACGCGGTGGACGGGCTGTGGCTGGCCGACCTGCTCGGCGCGCCGGTCATGGACCCACCGATGCGCGCGGCCATGCTGGAGCGACTGCTGGTGCTGTCGCGTCTTTGA
- a CDS encoding Gfo/Idh/MocA family protein has product MRLLVLGTGGMANTHAEHFAAIDGVELVGAVDVDPARAKAFAAQHGIAHVFTSLEEAIAWGGFDAATNVTPDRAHHSTTLALLAAGKHVLCEKPLAENYARADEMARAAEASGLVTMVNLTYRNVAPLQKAREMVLAGAIGPVRHVEASYLQSWLVSKAWGDWATESQWLWRLSTKHGSNGVLGDVGIHILDFASYGVASDVEHVFARLKAFDKAPDNRIGEYDLDANDSFAMTVDFANGALGVIHSSRWATGHLNELRLRMHGARGALEVIHSTEGSILRGCLGADVETAVWREIDAGTVPTNYQRFAAAVAARQTIEPGFRHAAELQKVLDLAIETEKGRCERKV; this is encoded by the coding sequence ATGCGACTTCTCGTTCTTGGAACCGGCGGCATGGCCAACACCCATGCCGAGCATTTTGCCGCAATCGACGGCGTTGAACTCGTCGGCGCGGTCGATGTCGATCCCGCGCGGGCGAAAGCCTTTGCGGCGCAGCATGGCATCGCGCATGTCTTCACCTCGCTGGAGGAGGCCATCGCCTGGGGCGGCTTCGATGCGGCGACCAACGTGACGCCCGACCGGGCGCACCATTCGACCACGCTGGCGCTGCTGGCGGCGGGCAAGCATGTCCTGTGCGAAAAGCCGTTGGCGGAAAACTACGCCCGGGCTGACGAGATGGCGCGCGCGGCGGAAGCTTCCGGCCTCGTCACCATGGTGAACCTGACCTACCGCAATGTCGCGCCGCTGCAGAAGGCGCGCGAGATGGTGCTGGCCGGCGCGATCGGCCCGGTGCGCCATGTCGAGGCGTCCTATCTGCAAAGCTGGCTCGTCTCGAAGGCCTGGGGCGACTGGGCGACGGAGAGCCAGTGGCTCTGGCGGCTGTCCACGAAGCACGGCTCAAACGGCGTGCTCGGCGATGTCGGCATCCACATCCTCGACTTCGCCAGTTATGGCGTGGCGAGCGACGTGGAGCATGTCTTCGCGCGCCTGAAGGCCTTCGACAAGGCGCCGGACAACCGCATCGGCGAATATGATCTCGACGCCAATGACAGCTTCGCCATGACCGTCGACTTCGCCAATGGCGCGCTCGGCGTCATCCATTCCAGCCGCTGGGCGACCGGCCACCTCAACGAGCTGCGCCTTCGCATGCATGGCGCGCGCGGCGCGCTGGAGGTGATCCACTCGACCGAGGGATCGATCCTGCGCGGCTGCCTTGGGGCGGATGTGGAAACGGCCGTGTGGCGGGAGATCGACGCCGGCACGGTGCCGACCAACTATCAGCGCTTCGCCGCGGCCGTCGCCGCCCGCCA
- a CDS encoding FecCD family ABC transporter permease codes for MSLNDAVRAPSARGSFLMRAGTARATGDRTAIARLTLVVLVVLSIVALALSIATGASDASAVGVIGALLGGAEDTALSLRDRIIVFDIRMPRALLGFLIGAALAMSGAVMQGLFRNPLADPGLVGISSGSALGAVLMIVLGGALPAGLMLTLGPYALPVAAFVGGLLTTLMLYRIATRGGQTSVATMLLAGIAIAALAGAVTGILIYMADDKQLRDITFWGLGSLSGMTWTKLFAAGPIILAALLVVPFLSRGLNAITLGEAAAFHMGVKVQRLKYIAIVAVAGAVGASVAVSGGIGFVGIVVPHLLRIVIGPDHRYLLPASALLGGVLLLGADMLARIIVAPAELPIGIITALAGAPFFLWVLLRDRTRNGW; via the coding sequence ATGTCTCTCAATGACGCCGTGCGCGCGCCGAGCGCCCGCGGTTCCTTCCTGATGCGCGCCGGAACGGCCCGGGCGACCGGCGACCGGACGGCCATCGCGCGCCTGACGCTCGTCGTCCTCGTCGTGCTGTCCATCGTCGCACTCGCTCTTTCCATCGCGACCGGCGCGTCGGACGCCTCGGCCGTCGGGGTCATCGGCGCGCTGCTGGGCGGCGCGGAAGACACGGCCCTCAGCCTGCGCGACCGCATCATCGTCTTCGATATCCGCATGCCCCGCGCCCTGCTCGGCTTCCTGATCGGCGCGGCGCTCGCCATGTCCGGCGCGGTCATGCAGGGCCTCTTCCGCAATCCGCTCGCCGATCCCGGCCTCGTCGGCATCTCCTCCGGCTCGGCGCTCGGCGCGGTGCTGATGATCGTGCTCGGCGGCGCGCTTCCGGCCGGCCTGATGCTGACGCTCGGCCCCTATGCCCTGCCCGTCGCCGCCTTCGTCGGCGGCCTGCTCACGACGCTCATGCTCTACCGCATCGCCACGCGCGGCGGCCAGACCTCCGTCGCCACGATGCTGCTCGCCGGCATCGCCATCGCCGCGCTCGCCGGGGCCGTCACCGGCATCCTCATCTACATGGCCGACGACAAGCAGCTCCGCGACATCACCTTCTGGGGTCTCGGCTCGCTGTCCGGCATGACCTGGACAAAACTCTTCGCCGCCGGCCCGATCATCCTCGCCGCCCTCCTCGTCGTGCCCTTCCTGTCGCGTGGCCTCAACGCCATCACGCTCGGCGAGGCCGCCGCCTTCCATATGGGCGTGAAGGTGCAGCGGCTGAAATACATCGCCATCGTCGCCGTCGCCGGCGCGGTCGGCGCATCGGTCGCCGTCAGCGGCGGCATCGGCTTCGTCGGCATCGTCGTGCCGCATCTCCTGCGCATCGTCATCGGGCCGGATCACCGCTACCTGCTGCCGGCCTCGGCGCTGCTCGGCGGTGTGCTGCTGCTGGGCGCGGACATGCTGGCGCGCATCATCGTCGCTCCCGCCGAACTGCCGATCGGCATCATAACGGCGCTGGCCGGCGCACCCTTCTTCCTCTGGGTTCTGCTGCGCGACCGCACGCGGAACGGCTGGTAG
- a CDS encoding hemin-degrading factor: MSNTTRPTPAEIRAFRAENLKMRERDIAAQLGISEAALVAAEVGLTAVRIDGDANRFLERSEALGEVMALTRNESVVHEKIGVFEKINTGKHASIVLGENIDLRIFPGTWAHGFAVTKTDGDQVRRSLQFFDKAGEAVHKVHLRPASNLEAYEAIVADFRLEDQSQEFVEVVTEKTVETGPVDVAALREGWSAMTDTHQFFGLLRKLKVARQDAVRSVGEDFAHEVRADAVSELLRASAEREAEIMCFVGNHGTIQIHTGPVKNIQPMGPWINVLDPTFHMHLRTDHIAECWVVRKPTTDGHVTSLEAYDASGEMIIQFFGKRKEGMVERPDWREILANLPRPDSAAA, from the coding sequence ATGAGCAACACGACCCGACCGACCCCCGCCGAAATCCGCGCCTTCCGCGCCGAGAACCTCAAGATGCGCGAGCGCGACATCGCCGCCCAGCTCGGCATTTCGGAAGCCGCCCTCGTCGCGGCCGAAGTCGGCCTGACGGCCGTGCGCATCGACGGGGACGCCAACCGCTTCCTGGAGCGCTCGGAAGCGCTCGGCGAGGTCATGGCCCTCACCCGCAACGAAAGCGTCGTGCACGAAAAGATCGGCGTCTTCGAGAAGATCAACACGGGCAAGCATGCCTCCATCGTGCTCGGCGAGAACATCGACCTGCGCATCTTCCCCGGCACCTGGGCGCACGGTTTCGCCGTGACCAAGACGGACGGCGACCAGGTCCGCCGCAGCCTGCAGTTCTTCGACAAGGCGGGCGAAGCCGTGCACAAGGTTCACCTGCGCCCGGCCTCCAACCTCGAAGCCTATGAAGCCATCGTCGCCGACTTCCGCCTGGAGGACCAGTCGCAGGAATTCGTCGAGGTCGTCACGGAAAAGACCGTCGAGACCGGCCCCGTCGACGTCGCCGCGCTGCGCGAAGGCTGGAGCGCCATGACGGATACCCATCAGTTCTTCGGCCTGCTGCGCAAGCTCAAGGTCGCCCGCCAGGACGCCGTGCGCAGCGTCGGCGAGGACTTCGCCCATGAAGTGCGCGCCGATGCGGTCAGCGAGTTGCTGCGCGCCTCGGCCGAGCGCGAGGCCGAGATCATGTGCTTCGTCGGCAACCACGGCACGATCCAGATCCACACCGGCCCGGTGAAGAACATCCAGCCGATGGGTCCCTGGATCAACGTGCTCGATCCGACCTTCCACATGCACCTGCGCACGGACCACATCGCCGAATGCTGGGTGGTGCGCAAGCCGACCACCGACGGTCATGTCACCTCGCTGGAAGCCTACGACGCCAGCGGCGAGATGATCATCCAGTTCTTCGGCAAGCGGAAGGAAGGCATGGTGGAGCGCCCCGACTGGCGCGAGATCCTCGCCAACCTGCCGCGCCCGGACAGCGCGGCCGCCTGA
- a CDS encoding glycine zipper domain-containing protein has translation MATGLFSSRSKTLHDDAQAVEEQIAELREEIAALARTLADDASRGAGSVRRKARAAKAEASEAAQDLKSRAENDIRDMIAAGEDILADFQGRYQESGRKARQAVHDHPLTTLGIAAVAGFALAALLRR, from the coding sequence ATGGCCACAGGACTGTTTTCGTCCCGCAGCAAGACCCTTCACGACGATGCCCAGGCAGTAGAGGAGCAGATCGCCGAACTGCGCGAGGAAATCGCGGCGCTCGCCCGCACCCTTGCCGACGACGCCTCCAGGGGCGCCGGCAGCGTCCGCCGAAAGGCCCGCGCCGCGAAGGCCGAGGCGAGCGAGGCCGCTCAGGACCTGAAGAGCCGCGCGGAAAACGACATCCGCGACATGATCGCCGCCGGGGAGGACATTCTCGCCGATTTTCAGGGCCGTTACCAGGAGTCCGGCCGCAAGGCGCGCCAGGCGGTGCACGACCATCCGCTCACCACGCTCGGCATCGCCGCCGTCGCCGGCTTCGCGCTCGCCGCTCTGCTGCGGCGCTGA
- a CDS encoding DUF423 domain-containing protein — MSFSLRSASLLVAGLMGLAGVAAAAAASHGSDPRLMAGASAMCLAHAPALIALHAVWPSVRTAPLAALLLIVGTVLFASDLLFRHAAGHGLFPMSAPTGGFLMMAGWLAVALGAFLPRGNA; from the coding sequence ATGTCCTTTTCGCTCCGCTCGGCAAGCCTCCTCGTCGCCGGCCTGATGGGCCTTGCCGGCGTCGCCGCGGCCGCCGCCGCATCCCATGGCAGCGACCCGCGCCTGATGGCCGGCGCCTCCGCCATGTGCCTCGCCCATGCCCCGGCGCTGATCGCGCTTCATGCCGTATGGCCGTCGGTGCGCACAGCGCCGCTTGCGGCCCTTCTTCTCATCGTCGGCACGGTGCTCTTTGCCAGCGACCTTCTCTTCCGCCACGCGGCAGGCCACGGCCTCTTCCCCATGTCGGCACCAACCGGTGGGTTCCTCATGATGGCGGGATGGCTGGCCGTGGCGCTGGGCGCTTTCCTGCCGCGCGGAAACGCCTGA